From the Microbacterium sp. W4I4 genome, one window contains:
- a CDS encoding D-alanyl-D-alanine carboxypeptidase encodes MGIVLALCAAYVGGTLLCPLDAVAPTITANQVVVDAAPAATVVWPGIGSAAIGIQGMSTLASTTERAEIASITKIASVMMVLEKLPLKVGEQGPSFEFTKADHRDYLQYRWSNQSSLDVPVGGSLTEYQMLQGVLLGSANNYIDRLARELWGSEAAFAEASATWLSDHGVEGISLHSPSGFDHDNVATPAALVRLGEVAMENPVLAEIVGTRSAEIPGVGTVTNTNKMLDDAGVIGMKTGTLTQQWNLLTAKDVASGDTTVRLFTSVLGQESNADRLAVSRQLLAGVEKSLAEQPVSVPKGTVVGRVSTEWGDKVDVVTDADAKVVLWNGAAATATADLALGSKSTAGSKVGTLTTEGPVDTVQTPVSLAADVEAPSAWWRLTHPLELFGIDTN; translated from the coding sequence GTGGGGATCGTCCTCGCTCTCTGCGCGGCCTACGTCGGCGGCACTCTGCTGTGCCCGCTGGACGCGGTCGCCCCCACGATCACCGCGAATCAGGTCGTGGTCGACGCAGCCCCGGCGGCCACGGTCGTCTGGCCGGGGATCGGCAGCGCGGCCATCGGCATCCAGGGGATGTCGACGCTGGCGTCCACCACCGAGCGCGCCGAGATCGCGAGCATCACCAAGATCGCCTCGGTGATGATGGTGCTCGAGAAGCTGCCCCTCAAGGTGGGCGAGCAGGGTCCGAGCTTCGAATTCACCAAGGCCGACCACCGCGACTACCTGCAGTACCGCTGGTCCAACCAGTCATCGCTGGACGTGCCGGTCGGCGGCAGCCTGACCGAGTATCAGATGCTGCAGGGCGTACTGCTCGGGTCGGCGAACAACTACATCGACCGGCTGGCGCGCGAGCTGTGGGGCAGCGAGGCGGCCTTCGCGGAGGCCTCGGCCACCTGGCTCAGCGACCATGGTGTCGAGGGCATCTCGCTGCACAGCCCGTCAGGCTTCGACCACGACAATGTCGCGACCCCTGCCGCGCTGGTGCGGCTGGGCGAGGTGGCGATGGAGAACCCGGTGCTCGCCGAGATCGTCGGAACGCGCTCCGCTGAGATCCCAGGGGTCGGCACCGTCACCAACACCAACAAGATGCTGGATGATGCCGGCGTGATCGGCATGAAGACCGGCACGCTCACCCAGCAGTGGAACCTGCTGACCGCCAAGGACGTCGCCAGCGGTGACACCACCGTGCGCCTGTTCACCTCGGTGCTCGGGCAGGAGAGCAACGCCGACCGGCTCGCGGTGTCCCGCCAGCTGCTCGCCGGCGTCGAGAAGTCCTTGGCGGAGCAGCCGGTGTCCGTCCCGAAGGGCACGGTCGTCGGACGTGTGTCGACCGAGTGGGGCGACAAGGTCGACGTGGTGACGGATGCCGATGCGAAGGTCGTGCTGTGGAACGGCGCGGCCGCGACAGCGACGGCTGACCTCGCGCTGGGATCGAAGAGCACGGCGGGCTCGAAGGTCGGCACCCTGACCACCGAGGGCCCGGTCGACACGGTCCAGACGCCGGTGTCGCTCGCCGCGGACGTGGAGGCCCCCAGCGCCTGGTGGCGGCTGACGCATCCCCTCGAGCTGTTCGGCATCGACACGAACTGA
- a CDS encoding ABC transporter ATP-binding protein, translating to MLGKILVRYITRYWWLLLLVVVLQFASVMASLNLPEINADIINNGVAKADIGYIWSRGGFMLLVSLGQIVASIVATFFAARMAMAAGRDMRADVFARVSGFSEREVSQFGAGSLITRNTNDVQQVQMLAMMGATMFVTAPLLAIGGIIKAVQTDVGLSWLIAVSVPLLLLIAVLIIGRMVPLFRANQRKLDDVNRIMREQLTGVRVVRAFVRERIEERRFREVNTDLMTLGRNIGSLFVLMFPLFMLVLNVTVVAVIWFGGVEINAGNAEVGTIFAFMQYIGQIMMGVIMSSFMAMMIPRAAVSAERVAEVLDAESSMTRPENGKVDFPTPGAVAFDNVEFTYPGAEVPVLTGISFHAEPGETVAIIGSTGSGKTTLVSLIPRLFDATGGSVSIGGVDVREADLDTLWSGIGLVPQRPFLFTGTVASNLRYGREEATDEELWKALEIAQGRDFVEEMPDGLDSRIAQGGTNVSGGQRQRLAIARAIVHQPKILVFDDSFSALDLTTDARLRQALWRELPDVTKIVVAQRVSTITDADRIVVLEDGAVVGVGTHEELLASSETYKEIVVSQLGVDA from the coding sequence GTGCTGGGAAAAATCCTCGTCCGCTACATCACCAGATACTGGTGGCTGCTGCTCCTGGTCGTGGTGCTGCAGTTCGCCAGTGTGATGGCCTCGCTGAACCTGCCCGAGATCAACGCCGACATCATCAACAATGGTGTCGCCAAGGCCGATATCGGCTACATCTGGAGCCGCGGCGGCTTCATGCTGCTGGTCTCGCTCGGCCAGATCGTCGCCTCGATCGTCGCCACCTTCTTCGCCGCCCGCATGGCCATGGCCGCCGGCCGTGACATGCGCGCCGACGTGTTCGCCCGCGTGAGCGGCTTCTCCGAGCGCGAGGTGTCGCAGTTCGGCGCCGGTTCGCTCATCACCCGCAACACGAACGACGTGCAGCAGGTGCAGATGCTCGCCATGATGGGCGCGACGATGTTCGTCACCGCGCCGCTGCTCGCCATCGGCGGCATCATCAAAGCCGTGCAGACCGACGTCGGGCTCAGCTGGCTGATCGCCGTGTCCGTGCCGCTGCTGCTGCTCATCGCCGTGCTGATCATCGGCCGCATGGTGCCGCTGTTCCGCGCGAACCAGCGCAAGCTCGATGACGTCAACCGCATCATGCGCGAACAGCTCACCGGGGTGCGCGTCGTGCGCGCCTTCGTGCGCGAGCGCATCGAGGAGCGCCGCTTCCGCGAGGTCAACACCGATCTCATGACGCTCGGTCGCAACATCGGCTCGCTGTTCGTGCTGATGTTCCCGCTGTTCATGCTGGTGCTCAACGTCACCGTCGTCGCCGTGATCTGGTTCGGCGGTGTCGAGATCAACGCCGGCAACGCCGAGGTCGGCACGATCTTCGCCTTCATGCAGTACATCGGGCAGATCATGATGGGCGTCATCATGTCCAGCTTCATGGCCATGATGATCCCGCGCGCCGCGGTCTCCGCCGAGCGCGTCGCCGAGGTGCTCGACGCGGAGTCGTCCATGACCCGCCCCGAGAACGGCAAGGTCGACTTCCCGACCCCCGGCGCCGTCGCGTTCGACAACGTGGAGTTCACTTACCCGGGCGCCGAGGTCCCGGTGCTCACCGGCATCAGCTTCCACGCCGAGCCGGGCGAGACCGTCGCGATCATCGGCTCGACGGGCTCAGGCAAGACCACGCTCGTCTCGCTGATCCCGCGTCTGTTCGATGCGACCGGCGGTTCCGTCTCCATCGGCGGCGTGGACGTGCGCGAAGCCGACCTCGACACGCTGTGGTCCGGCATCGGCCTCGTGCCGCAGCGTCCGTTCCTGTTCACCGGCACCGTGGCGTCCAACCTCCGCTACGGGCGCGAGGAGGCGACGGACGAGGAGCTCTGGAAGGCGCTCGAGATCGCGCAGGGTCGCGACTTCGTCGAGGAGATGCCCGACGGGCTCGACTCGCGCATCGCGCAGGGCGGCACGAACGTCTCGGGCGGTCAGCGCCAGCGTCTGGCGATCGCCCGCGCGATCGTGCATCAGCCGAAGATCCTCGTCTTCGACGACTCGTTCTCGGCTCTCGACCTGACCACGGATGCCAGATTGCGCCAGGCCCTCTGGCGCGAGCTGCCGGATGTGACCAAGATCGTCGTCGCGCAGCGCGTCTCGACCATCACGGATGCCGACCGCATCGTCGTCCTCGAGGACGGTGCCGTCGTCGGCGTCGGAACCCACGAGGAGCTGCTCGCGTCGAGCGAGACCTACAAGGAGATCGTCGTGTCGCAGCTGGGGGTGGACGCATGA
- a CDS encoding ABC transporter ATP-binding protein: MTAAEKEEAEQAEKARQQGGGMFDGPAPGKADHFGPSFRRMLGLLKPSAAWLVLVSFFGALGVVLSVAAPKILGEATNIVYEGFISKTLGDNGFPKGMSQDQVVEGLRQANQGTFADMVAAMDDFSVGDGVDFERLRWIILAVMAIYLVASVLSWLQGYVINVIMVRTMWRLREDVEAKINRLPLSYFDKVQRGELISRVTNDIDNITQTMQQSLSGALTSVLTVVGVLVMMFSISWQLALVALVSLPLMAVIFGVIGPRSQKAFGIQWRKVGRLNARVEEAFSGHALVKVFGREKDALDSFQVENEELFQASFKAQFLSGIIMPAMMFIGNLTYVGIAVLGGLMVASGNLRLGDVQAFIQYSQQFSQPLSELGGMAAVVQSGTASAERVFDFLDADEQDPDAEDAPTVDGGRGVIEFDHVAFSYSEERPLIRDLSFQVEPGQTVAIVGPTGAGKTTLVNLIMRFYELNSGRILLDGQDIAEMTRDDLRRRTGMVLQDPWLFGGTIRDNIRYGNESASDDEIVAAATATYVDRFVHSLPEGYDTVLDEDASNVSAGERQLITIARAFVAQPSILILDEATSAVDTRTELLLQHAMAALRKGRTSFVIAHRLSTIRDADLILVMEHGDIVEQGDHESLIAEQGAYWRLYQSQFEQAASDPDAEDALTGSTPVIVTGDAEDEAVAEAPDAIRFAEAVRESESSASEGHSGSDRA; this comes from the coding sequence ATGACCGCGGCCGAGAAGGAAGAGGCCGAGCAGGCGGAGAAGGCGCGCCAGCAGGGCGGCGGCATGTTCGACGGGCCCGCGCCCGGAAAGGCCGACCACTTCGGTCCCAGCTTCCGACGCATGCTCGGGCTGCTCAAGCCGTCCGCGGCCTGGCTCGTGCTCGTGTCGTTCTTCGGCGCGCTCGGCGTCGTGCTCTCGGTCGCCGCGCCGAAGATCCTCGGCGAGGCGACGAACATCGTCTACGAGGGTTTCATCTCCAAGACGCTCGGCGACAACGGCTTCCCGAAGGGCATGAGCCAGGACCAGGTCGTCGAGGGTCTGCGCCAGGCGAACCAGGGAACCTTCGCCGACATGGTCGCCGCGATGGACGACTTCTCCGTCGGCGATGGTGTCGACTTCGAGCGGCTGCGCTGGATCATCCTCGCGGTCATGGCCATCTATCTCGTCGCCTCGGTGCTCAGCTGGCTGCAGGGCTATGTGATCAACGTGATCATGGTCCGCACCATGTGGCGCCTGCGCGAGGACGTCGAGGCGAAGATCAACCGCCTGCCGCTGTCGTACTTCGACAAGGTGCAGCGCGGTGAGCTGATCTCGCGCGTGACGAACGACATCGACAACATCACTCAGACCATGCAGCAGTCGCTGTCCGGGGCGCTGACATCGGTGCTCACCGTCGTGGGCGTGCTGGTCATGATGTTCTCGATCTCGTGGCAGCTGGCGCTGGTGGCACTGGTCTCGCTGCCGCTGATGGCCGTCATCTTCGGCGTCATCGGACCGCGCTCCCAGAAGGCCTTCGGCATCCAGTGGCGCAAGGTCGGCCGACTGAACGCCCGTGTCGAGGAGGCCTTCTCGGGCCACGCCCTCGTCAAGGTGTTCGGTCGCGAGAAGGACGCCCTCGACAGCTTCCAGGTCGAGAACGAGGAGCTGTTCCAGGCGAGCTTCAAGGCGCAGTTCCTGTCGGGCATCATCATGCCCGCCATGATGTTCATCGGAAACCTCACCTATGTGGGCATCGCGGTGCTCGGCGGGCTCATGGTCGCCAGCGGCAACCTGCGCCTCGGCGACGTGCAGGCGTTCATCCAGTACTCGCAGCAGTTCAGCCAGCCGCTCAGCGAGCTGGGCGGCATGGCAGCGGTGGTGCAGTCCGGTACGGCCTCGGCCGAGCGCGTGTTCGACTTCCTGGATGCCGATGAGCAGGACCCGGATGCCGAGGATGCTCCGACCGTCGACGGCGGTCGTGGCGTGATCGAGTTCGACCACGTCGCGTTCTCGTACAGCGAGGAGCGTCCCCTGATCCGTGACCTGTCGTTCCAGGTCGAGCCCGGTCAGACGGTCGCCATCGTCGGGCCGACCGGTGCGGGCAAGACCACCCTGGTCAACCTGATCATGCGGTTCTACGAGCTGAATTCGGGGCGCATCCTGCTCGACGGACAGGACATCGCCGAGATGACGCGCGACGACCTGCGCCGGCGCACCGGCATGGTGCTGCAGGACCCGTGGCTGTTCGGCGGCACGATCCGGGACAACATCCGCTACGGCAACGAGTCGGCCTCCGACGACGAGATCGTGGCGGCGGCGACCGCCACCTACGTCGACCGGTTCGTGCACTCGCTGCCCGAGGGATACGACACCGTTCTCGACGAGGACGCGTCGAACGTCTCGGCCGGTGAGCGCCAGCTGATCACGATCGCCCGTGCGTTCGTCGCTCAGCCGTCGATCCTCATCCTCGACGAGGCCACCAGTGCGGTCGACACCCGCACCGAACTGCTGCTGCAGCACGCCATGGCCGCGCTGCGCAAGGGACGCACGTCGTTCGTGATCGCGCACCGTCTGTCGACGATCCGCGACGCGGACCTGATCCTCGTCATGGAGCACGGCGACATCGTCGAGCAGGGCGATCACGAGTCGCTGATCGCCGAGCAGGGCGCCTACTGGCGGCTGTACCAGTCGCAGTTCGAGCAGGCCGCATCCGATCCCGACGCCGAGGACGCCCTCACCGGCTCCACCCCGGTCATCGTCACCGGCGATGCCGAGGACGAGGCCGTCGCCGAGGCTCCGGATGCGATCCGGTTCGCCGAGGCCGTGCGGGAGTCCGAGTCATCGGCATCCGAGGGCCACTCCGGCTCCGATCGCGCCTGA